One genomic window of Acidovorax radicis includes the following:
- a CDS encoding nuclear transport factor 2 family protein — MKQVRRTLPRLLRLLALTALMGTGVAQADDYAEITQLLKAGKSAEALVKADQRLAANPRDPQLRFLRGVAQTDSGKQADAIATFTKLTEEYPELPEPYNNLAVLYANQNQLDKARTALEMAIRTNPSYATAQENLGDIYAKLASQAYNKALQLDANNATSLKPKLALIRELFSTDTTGKAGRHAATSATPPAAAPAAPAVVMTQRPAPAPAPAAPAPAPAPAPAIAATPAPAPAAAPAPAAAAPTPASATAVVSDASIQAVTAAVQAWADAWTAKDMKAYLGAYDKSFDPPGRQTRAAWEKEREARIVGKSKISVKLSDVTVSVNGNKATARFRQAYSADALNVASRKTLELINNNGRWAIVRESTGG, encoded by the coding sequence ATGAAGCAAGTCCGACGCACACTTCCACGCCTTCTGCGCCTGCTGGCCCTGACCGCCCTGATGGGAACCGGCGTGGCCCAGGCGGACGACTATGCCGAGATCACCCAGTTGCTCAAGGCCGGCAAGTCAGCAGAAGCCCTGGTCAAGGCAGACCAGCGGCTGGCCGCCAACCCACGCGATCCGCAGCTGCGCTTCCTGCGCGGCGTGGCCCAGACGGATTCGGGCAAACAGGCCGACGCCATCGCCACCTTCACCAAGCTCACGGAAGAGTACCCCGAGCTCCCCGAACCCTACAACAACCTCGCCGTGTTGTACGCCAACCAGAACCAGCTGGACAAGGCCCGCACCGCGCTGGAGATGGCGATCCGCACCAACCCCAGCTACGCCACGGCGCAAGAAAACCTGGGTGACATCTACGCCAAGCTCGCCAGCCAGGCCTACAACAAGGCCCTGCAGCTGGACGCCAACAACGCCACGTCCCTCAAGCCCAAGCTGGCTCTCATTCGTGAGCTGTTCTCGACCGATACCACGGGCAAGGCGGGGCGCCACGCAGCCACGTCCGCCACGCCGCCCGCCGCTGCGCCGGCAGCCCCAGCGGTGGTGATGACCCAAAGGCCCGCACCCGCACCCGCACCTGCTGCGCCCGCGCCTGCCCCGGCCCCGGCCCCTGCCATTGCGGCAACCCCAGCGCCAGCCCCTGCCGCCGCGCCAGCCCCGGCTGCGGCAGCACCAACACCGGCCTCAGCCACCGCCGTGGTCAGCGATGCATCCATTCAGGCCGTCACGGCTGCGGTGCAGGCATGGGCAGATGCGTGGACCGCCAAGGACATGAAGGCGTATCTGGGCGCCTACGACAAGTCGTTTGACCCGCCAGGCCGCCAGACCCGCGCGGCCTGGGAAAAAGAGCGCGAAGCGCGCATCGTGGGCAAATCGAAGATCAGCGTGAAGCTGTCGGACGTCACGGTGTCGGTCAATGGCAACAAGGCCACAGCCCGTTTTCGCCAGGCCTACAGCGCCGATGCGCTCAATGTGGCCAGCCGCAAGACGCTGGAGCTGATCAACAACAATGGCCGCTGGGCCATCGTCCGCGAATCCACCGGCGGTTGA
- a CDS encoding Bug family tripartite tricarboxylate transporter substrate binding protein, giving the protein MRRDTFLKSLAALAAAGTLPLSAQAASAVKMMIPANPGGGWDTTGRALGKALLDSGAASSVTYDNKGGAAGAIGLAQFVNSSKGDPNALMVMGAVMLGGIITGKPPVNLSQVTPIARLTSEYNVFVLPANSPFKSMAEVIAQLKKDPGSVKWGGGSRGSTEHIAAAMIAREVGVDPAKINYVAFRGGGEAIAAILGGNVTIGGGGYSEMAEYIATKKMTPIAVTSGQRLKGSTVPTLKEQGVNVEIGNWRGVYAAPGISADQRKALTDMVAKATKSKAWAEALQKNDWTAAWMAGDEFANFVDNDFASLRATMVKAGMV; this is encoded by the coding sequence ATGCGTCGCGATACTTTCCTCAAGTCCCTGGCCGCTCTCGCGGCCGCGGGCACCTTGCCCCTGTCGGCCCAGGCCGCCAGCGCCGTCAAGATGATGATTCCCGCCAACCCCGGCGGCGGCTGGGACACCACCGGCCGCGCTCTGGGCAAGGCCCTGCTCGACTCGGGTGCTGCGTCTTCGGTCACTTATGACAACAAGGGCGGCGCGGCTGGTGCCATCGGCCTGGCACAGTTTGTCAACTCCAGCAAGGGCGATCCAAACGCCCTGATGGTGATGGGCGCCGTGATGCTGGGCGGCATCATCACCGGCAAGCCGCCGGTGAATCTGTCGCAGGTCACGCCGATCGCGCGCCTGACGAGCGAATACAACGTGTTCGTGCTGCCCGCCAACTCGCCGTTCAAGAGCATGGCCGAGGTCATCGCACAGCTCAAGAAGGACCCTGGCAGCGTCAAATGGGGCGGTGGCTCGCGCGGCTCCACCGAGCACATTGCGGCGGCGATGATCGCGCGCGAAGTGGGTGTGGACCCGGCCAAGATCAACTACGTGGCGTTCCGTGGGGGCGGCGAAGCCATCGCTGCCATCCTGGGCGGCAACGTGACGATTGGCGGCGGGGGCTACAGCGAGATGGCCGAATACATCGCCACCAAGAAGATGACGCCCATCGCCGTCACCTCGGGCCAACGTCTCAAGGGCTCGACCGTGCCCACGCTCAAGGAGCAGGGCGTCAACGTGGAGATTGGCAACTGGCGCGGCGTGTATGCCGCCCCCGGTATCTCGGCCGATCAGCGCAAGGCGCTGACCGACATGGTGGCCAAGGCCACCAAGAGCAAAGCCTGGGCCGAGGCACTGCAAAAGAACGACTGGACTGCGGCCTGGATGGCGGGTGACGAGTTCGCCAACTTCGTCGACAACGATTTTGCCAGCCTGCGCGCCACCATGGTCAAGGCGGGCATGGTGTAA
- a CDS encoding response regulator transcription factor, producing MQLLLVEDDPTMQATLHRALTRRGMEVTAAGDGRSALSQWAARQPDAVILDLTLPGLDGLQVLQQARSRGLRTPVLILTARGTVGDRVMGLNAGADDYLPKPFDLDELEARLRALVRRSADPGTPVAPSTLQIGAIRYDKDSGALYLNGEVMELTPRELALMHALLAQPGHAVTKERLYELVFPGQLDVQYEAIEVVVYRLRKKLTGTGLTLMTLRGLGYLLRADT from the coding sequence ATGCAACTGCTTCTTGTTGAAGACGACCCCACCATGCAGGCCACCCTGCACCGCGCGCTGACCCGCCGCGGCATGGAAGTCACGGCCGCAGGGGATGGCCGTTCAGCGCTCAGCCAATGGGCCGCCCGGCAACCCGACGCGGTCATCCTGGACCTCACCCTGCCCGGGCTCGATGGCCTGCAGGTGCTGCAGCAGGCCCGCTCGCGGGGTCTGCGCACGCCGGTACTGATCCTCACCGCGCGCGGCACCGTGGGGGACCGCGTGATGGGCTTGAACGCCGGTGCAGATGACTACCTGCCCAAGCCCTTTGACCTGGATGAACTCGAAGCGCGCCTGCGTGCCCTGGTGCGGCGCAGCGCCGACCCTGGCACGCCTGTGGCGCCCAGCACCCTGCAGATAGGCGCCATCCGCTATGACAAGGACAGCGGTGCGCTGTACCTCAACGGTGAGGTGATGGAACTCACCCCGCGCGAACTGGCCCTGATGCACGCGCTGCTCGCGCAGCCGGGCCATGCCGTCACCAAGGAGCGGCTGTATGAGCTGGTGTTCCCGGGCCAGCTGGACGTGCAATACGAAGCCATCGAAGTGGTGGTCTACCGGCTGCGCAAGAAATTAACGGGAACGGGCCTCACGCTGATGACTTTGCGTGGGTTGGGCTATCTGCTGCGTGCCGATACATGA
- a CDS encoding acetyl-CoA carboxylase carboxyltransferase subunit alpha, which translates to MAKKTFLDFEQPIAELESKIEELRYVQTESAVDISEEIDQLSKKSQQLTKDIYSELSPWQITKIARHPERPYTLDYVRDIFTDFVELHGDRHYSDDLSIVGGLARFNGHACMVLGHQKGRDTKERAMRNFGMSKPEGYRKALRLMKTAEKFKLPVFTFVDTPGAYPGIDAEERGQSEAIGRNIFEMAQLEVPIITTIIGEGGSGGALAISVGDQVVMLQYAIYSVISPEGCASILWKTSEKAQEAADALGITAHRLKALGLVDKIVSEPVGGAHRDHKQMAAFLKRALGDAFRQVADLKTKDLLDRRYDRLQSYGRFSDTKADSR; encoded by the coding sequence TTGGCCAAAAAGACCTTTCTGGATTTCGAACAGCCGATTGCCGAACTCGAATCCAAAATCGAAGAACTGCGCTACGTGCAGACCGAGAGTGCTGTCGATATTTCTGAAGAAATCGACCAGCTCAGCAAAAAGAGCCAGCAGCTCACCAAGGACATCTACAGCGAGCTTAGCCCCTGGCAGATCACCAAGATTGCTCGCCACCCCGAGCGTCCCTACACGCTCGACTACGTGCGCGACATCTTCACGGATTTTGTCGAGCTGCACGGCGATCGCCACTACTCGGATGATCTGTCCATCGTGGGTGGCCTGGCCCGTTTTAACGGCCACGCCTGCATGGTGCTGGGCCACCAGAAGGGCCGCGACACCAAGGAGCGCGCCATGCGCAACTTTGGCATGAGCAAGCCCGAGGGCTACCGCAAGGCGCTGCGCCTGATGAAGACGGCCGAGAAGTTCAAGCTGCCCGTGTTCACCTTTGTGGACACGCCCGGCGCTTACCCCGGCATCGATGCCGAGGAACGCGGCCAGTCCGAGGCCATCGGCCGCAATATCTTCGAGATGGCGCAGCTCGAAGTGCCCATCATCACCACCATCATCGGCGAAGGCGGCTCGGGCGGCGCGCTGGCCATCAGTGTGGGCGACCAGGTCGTCATGCTGCAGTACGCCATCTACTCCGTGATCAGCCCCGAGGGCTGCGCGTCCATCCTCTGGAAGACCAGCGAGAAGGCCCAGGAAGCGGCCGACGCCCTGGGCATCACCGCGCACCGCCTCAAAGCCCTGGGCCTGGTGGACAAGATCGTGAGCGAGCCCGTGGGCGGCGCACACCGTGACCACAAGCAGATGGCCGCCTTCTTGAAGCGCGCTCTGGGCGATGCGTTCCGCCAGGTGGCCGACCTCAAAACGAAAGACCTGCTGGACCGTCGCTACGACCGGTTGCAGAGCTATGGGAGGTTCAGCGACACCAAGGCGGATAGCCGCTGA
- a CDS encoding sensor histidine kinase — MSTAIARITRASRNHSLRRRLLVGILLPVTLFIAFNTLSLYKQTLASLHTAYDRTLLASAKSISEQLDVTGFDDQARLRATVPYSALEAFEADNQSQMFYRVSTLKGDLVSGFEDLPVWHGNIPMRPPYAALVDFYDDQFRDRAVRVAVLLQPVASAQGRAMAVIQVAETLEMRESLALHILWNTLLRQALLIVVIAFTVVVVVQLATRPVWQISKQLQSRREGDLSPITAPLAPRELQPLLDATNEVMQRLRHLLRNQKRFVRDASHQLRTPLAVLKTQVQSALRGDVEPLQALQEISDTVDRATQLANQMLALAKVEQLRQQNTPPATRMDEVLRAVALEISPLIAQRNLDFGIHTDAALVQAHEWMLRELSRNLLHNAVRHAPPGSELTVDLRSDGRHMALTISDQGHGIDSELATRLFQPFSAGDVRSGSGLGLAICHEIVLALGGSIALTNRMEGNHVIGLDAVVRLPLAAPTPDDGLRPQAAQSSS; from the coding sequence ATGAGCACCGCCATTGCGCGCATCACCCGCGCCAGCCGCAACCATTCGCTGCGGCGGCGCCTGCTTGTGGGCATCTTGCTGCCCGTCACACTGTTCATCGCATTCAACACCCTCAGCCTCTACAAACAGACGCTGGCGTCGCTCCATACGGCGTATGACCGCACCCTGCTGGCGTCTGCCAAAAGCATCAGCGAACAGCTGGATGTCACGGGTTTCGACGACCAGGCCCGGTTGCGTGCCACCGTGCCCTATTCGGCGTTGGAGGCCTTCGAGGCAGACAACCAGAGCCAGATGTTCTACCGGGTTTCCACACTCAAGGGCGACCTGGTGTCGGGCTTTGAAGACCTTCCTGTGTGGCACGGCAACATCCCCATGCGCCCACCCTATGCGGCACTGGTGGATTTTTACGACGACCAATTTCGCGACCGTGCCGTGCGAGTGGCCGTGCTTCTGCAACCCGTGGCCAGCGCACAAGGCCGCGCCATGGCGGTGATCCAGGTGGCAGAGACGCTGGAAATGCGCGAATCCTTGGCCCTGCATATTTTGTGGAACACCCTGCTGCGCCAGGCGCTGCTGATTGTGGTGATCGCGTTCACCGTGGTGGTGGTGGTGCAACTGGCCACCCGCCCCGTATGGCAAATCAGCAAGCAATTGCAGTCGCGCCGCGAGGGAGACCTGAGCCCCATCACCGCGCCCCTGGCGCCGCGTGAACTGCAACCCCTGCTGGACGCCACCAATGAGGTGATGCAACGCCTGCGCCATCTGCTGCGCAACCAAAAGCGCTTTGTGCGTGACGCATCACACCAGCTGCGCACGCCGCTGGCGGTGCTCAAGACACAAGTGCAGTCGGCGCTGCGGGGCGACGTGGAGCCGCTGCAGGCACTTCAAGAGATCAGCGACACCGTGGACCGCGCCACCCAGCTCGCCAACCAGATGCTGGCACTGGCCAAGGTCGAGCAATTGCGCCAGCAAAACACGCCACCTGCCACGCGGATGGACGAGGTGCTGCGCGCCGTGGCACTGGAGATATCGCCCCTGATCGCGCAGCGCAACCTGGACTTCGGCATTCACACCGACGCGGCCCTGGTGCAAGCGCACGAATGGATGCTGCGCGAGCTCAGCCGCAACCTGCTGCACAACGCCGTGCGCCACGCGCCACCCGGCAGCGAGCTGACGGTGGACCTGCGCAGCGACGGCCGCCACATGGCGCTCACCATCAGCGACCAGGGCCACGGGATCGACTCAGAGCTGGCAACGCGCCTGTTTCAGCCGTTTTCGGCGGGCGACGTGCGCAGCGGCAGCGGCCTGGGCCTGGCCATCTGCCACGAGATTGTTCTGGCACTGGGCGGCAGCATCGCACTGACCAACCGCATGGAAGGCAACCACGTCATCGGCCTGGATGCCGTGGTGCGCCTGCCGCTTGCAGCACCCACACCAGACGACGGACTGCGCCCACAAGCGGCACAATCGTCTTCATGA
- a CDS encoding DNA-3-methyladenine glycosylase family protein, translated as MAASKKIATEGQAVAPAPVPASAPAPALATPEYWAEACKHLVKKDRVMKRLIPQFGDAALHTRGDAFTTLARSIVGQQISVKAAQTVWERFAALPRSMKPANVLKLKIDDMRAAGLSARKVDYLVDLAVHFDDGKLHVKDWAAMDDEAIIAELIAIRGIGRWTAEMFLIFYLMRPNVLPLDDVGLINGISQNYFSGDPVSRSDAREVAEAWKPWCSVATWYIWRSLEPLPVAY; from the coding sequence TTGGCAGCTTCTAAAAAGATAGCGACTGAAGGCCAGGCTGTGGCCCCTGCACCTGTGCCTGCATCTGCCCCTGCCCCTGCGCTCGCCACGCCTGAGTACTGGGCCGAGGCCTGCAAACACCTGGTGAAGAAGGACCGGGTGATGAAGCGCCTGATCCCGCAGTTTGGCGATGCGGCGCTGCACACGCGGGGTGACGCATTCACCACGCTGGCGCGCTCCATTGTTGGCCAGCAGATCTCGGTGAAGGCCGCACAAACCGTGTGGGAGCGTTTTGCGGCGCTGCCCCGCAGCATGAAGCCCGCCAACGTGCTCAAGCTCAAGATCGACGACATGCGCGCGGCGGGCCTGTCCGCGCGCAAGGTGGATTACCTGGTAGACCTTGCCGTGCACTTCGATGACGGCAAGCTGCACGTGAAGGACTGGGCGGCGATGGACGACGAGGCCATCATTGCCGAGCTGATCGCGATTCGCGGCATCGGCCGCTGGACGGCCGAGATGTTTTTGATCTTCTATTTGATGCGGCCCAATGTTCTGCCACTGGACGACGTGGGGCTGATCAACGGCATCAGCCAGAATTATTTTTCAGGCGATCCGGTCAGCCGCAGCGATGCCCGGGAGGTGGCCGAGGCCTGGAAACCCTGGTGCAGCGTGGCGACTTGGTATATTTGGCGCTCGCTCGAGCCCCTGCCCGTTGCTTATTGA
- a CDS encoding aspartate kinase, whose amino-acid sequence MALIVHKYGGTSMGSPERIRNVAKRVAKWARAGHQMVVVPSAMSGETNRLLALAKELAPSRATPAYNRELDMLASTGEQASSALLAIALQAEGMGSVSYAGWQVPIRTDSSYTKARIESIDDQRVRADLDSGKVVIVTGFQGIDDEGNITTLGRGGSDTSAVAVAAAMKAHECLIYTDVDGVYTTDPRVVPEARRLLTVSFEEMLEMASLGSKVLQIRSVEFAGKYKVPMRVLSSFTPWDIDINEEAKSGTLITFEEDEKMEQAVVSGIAFNRDEAKISVLGVPDTPGIAYQILGAVADANIEVDVIIQNVSKEGKTDFSFTVNRGDYARTIELLNEKVLPALGAQEVVGDTKICKVSIVGIGMRSHVGVASKMFRVLSEEGINIQMISTSEIKTSVVIDEKYVELAVRSLHKAFDLDQPVA is encoded by the coding sequence ATGGCATTGATCGTTCACAAATACGGCGGCACCTCGATGGGCTCTCCGGAGCGCATTCGCAACGTCGCCAAGCGCGTGGCCAAGTGGGCCCGCGCAGGCCACCAGATGGTGGTGGTGCCCAGCGCCATGAGTGGCGAAACCAACCGGCTCCTCGCGCTGGCCAAGGAACTCGCCCCCTCGCGCGCCACACCCGCTTACAACCGCGAACTGGACATGCTGGCCTCTACGGGTGAGCAGGCTTCTTCCGCATTGCTGGCGATTGCGCTGCAGGCCGAAGGCATGGGTTCGGTCAGCTATGCGGGCTGGCAAGTGCCCATCCGCACCGACAGCAGCTACACCAAGGCACGCATCGAGTCGATCGACGACCAGCGGGTGCGTGCGGACCTGGACAGCGGCAAGGTTGTTATCGTCACGGGCTTTCAGGGCATCGATGACGAAGGCAACATCACCACGCTGGGCCGTGGCGGCTCCGACACCTCGGCGGTGGCTGTGGCAGCGGCCATGAAGGCCCACGAATGCCTGATCTACACCGACGTGGACGGTGTCTACACCACCGACCCCCGCGTGGTGCCCGAGGCGCGCCGCCTGCTGACGGTGAGCTTCGAGGAAATGCTCGAAATGGCCAGCCTGGGCAGCAAGGTGCTGCAGATCCGCTCGGTCGAGTTCGCCGGTAAATACAAGGTGCCCATGCGCGTGCTGTCCAGCTTCACGCCCTGGGACATAGACATCAACGAAGAAGCCAAGTCCGGCACGCTGATCACTTTTGAGGAAGACGAAAAAATGGAACAAGCCGTCGTATCCGGCATCGCTTTCAACCGCGACGAGGCCAAGATCTCGGTGCTGGGCGTGCCAGACACCCCCGGCATCGCCTACCAGATCCTGGGCGCTGTGGCCGACGCCAATATCGAAGTCGATGTGATCATCCAGAACGTGAGCAAGGAAGGAAAAACCGACTTTAGCTTCACCGTCAATCGCGGCGACTATGCCCGCACCATCGAATTGCTCAATGAAAAAGTGCTGCCCGCCTTGGGCGCGCAAGAAGTGGTGGGCGACACCAAGATCTGCAAGGTCAGCATCGTCGGCATCGGCATGCGCAGCCATGTGGGCGTTGCCAGCAAGATGTTCCGGGTGCTGAGCGAAGAGGGGATCAACATCCAGATGATCTCCACCTCCGAAATCAAGACCTCGGTCGTGATTGACGAAAAGTATGTCGAACTGGCCGTGCGCTCTCTGCACAAGGCATTCGACCTCGACCAGCCAGTCGCCTGA
- the cysS gene encoding cysteine--tRNA ligase, with translation MSLRIYNTLSRALEEFSPLEPGHVRMYVCGMTIYDLCHIGHARMMMAFDVVQRWLKASGLRVTYVRNITDIDDKIIKRALERGITIRALTDEMIAAMHQDIGLLGIEPPSVEPRATEYVPQMLSLIGQLEGKGLAYRASNGDVNYSVRKFDGYGKLSGKSLDELRAGERVAVDDGKQDPLDFVLWKSAKADEPPEAKWDSSFGSGRPGWHIECSAMSCATLGETFDIHGGGADLQFPHHENEIAQSEGATGKPLAKFWMHNGFVRVDNEKMSKSLGNFFTIRDVLKSYDAETVRFFIVRAHYRSALNYSDAHLDDARQALKRLYTALSLVGQADVAAIDWADPYAARFKAAMDDDFGTPEAVAVLFDLAGEVNKTGSTALAGLLKALGGCLGLLQGDPKAFLQSGANASDADIQAQIAARAAAKAAKNFAEADRIRNALLAQGIVLKDSASGTTWEAAQ, from the coding sequence ATGAGTTTGCGCATCTACAACACGCTGTCGCGTGCATTGGAAGAGTTTTCCCCGCTCGAACCTGGCCATGTGCGCATGTATGTGTGCGGCATGACCATCTATGACCTGTGCCACATTGGCCACGCCCGCATGATGATGGCGTTTGATGTGGTGCAGCGATGGCTCAAGGCCAGCGGCCTGCGCGTGACCTACGTGCGCAACATCACCGACATTGACGACAAGATCATCAAGCGCGCGCTGGAGCGCGGCATCACCATTCGGGCGCTCACCGACGAGATGATTGCCGCCATGCACCAGGACATCGGCCTGCTGGGCATCGAGCCGCCGTCGGTCGAGCCCCGCGCTACCGAATACGTGCCCCAGATGCTCTCGCTCATTGGCCAGCTGGAAGGCAAAGGCCTCGCTTACCGCGCGAGCAACGGCGACGTGAACTATTCGGTGCGCAAGTTCGACGGCTACGGCAAGCTTTCGGGCAAGTCGCTCGATGAATTGCGTGCTGGCGAGCGTGTGGCGGTGGATGACGGCAAGCAGGACCCGCTCGACTTTGTGCTGTGGAAGTCGGCCAAGGCCGACGAGCCGCCCGAGGCGAAATGGGACAGCAGTTTTGGCTCGGGCCGCCCTGGCTGGCACATTGAATGCTCGGCCATGAGCTGCGCCACCCTGGGCGAAACGTTTGACATCCACGGCGGCGGAGCCGACCTGCAGTTTCCCCACCACGAAAACGAAATCGCCCAGAGCGAAGGCGCCACCGGCAAGCCGCTGGCCAAATTCTGGATGCACAACGGCTTTGTGCGGGTGGACAACGAGAAGATGTCCAAGAGCCTGGGCAACTTCTTCACCATCCGTGATGTGCTGAAGTCCTACGACGCGGAAACGGTGCGCTTTTTTATCGTGCGCGCGCACTACCGCAGCGCGCTCAACTACAGCGACGCGCACCTTGACGACGCACGCCAGGCCCTCAAGCGCCTTTATACGGCGCTGAGCCTGGTGGGCCAGGCGGATGTGGCGGCCATCGACTGGGCCGACCCGTATGCCGCGCGTTTCAAGGCCGCGATGGACGACGACTTCGGAACGCCCGAAGCCGTGGCGGTGCTGTTCGACCTGGCGGGTGAGGTCAACAAGACCGGTTCGACCGCACTGGCCGGGCTGCTCAAGGCGTTGGGAGGGTGCCTGGGGCTGCTTCAAGGCGATCCCAAGGCCTTCCTGCAATCGGGTGCGAACGCCAGCGATGCCGACATTCAGGCCCAGATCGCCGCGCGTGCCGCCGCGAAGGCGGCCAAGAACTTCGCCGAAGCCGACCGCATTCGCAATGCGCTGCTGGCCCAGGGCATCGTGCTCAAGGACTCCGCGTCGGGAACCACCTGGGAAGCCGCGCAGTGA
- a CDS encoding RNA-binding S4 domain-containing protein gives MNTMLETMRLDKWLWCARFYKTRSLATEEISKGRVTLNGQAAKPARDLRCGDIVAMRQGPVTRTVTVRGLSGARGPAPVAQQLYEETAESIALREQAAEQRRLAPEPAATLVEGRPTKRDRREIDKVRTQAADWGKRWSASLDE, from the coding sequence ATGAACACGATGCTGGAGACAATGCGCCTCGATAAATGGCTGTGGTGCGCGCGTTTTTACAAAACGCGCAGCCTGGCCACCGAAGAAATCAGCAAGGGCCGCGTCACGCTCAACGGCCAGGCCGCCAAACCGGCGCGGGACTTGCGCTGCGGCGACATCGTGGCCATGCGCCAGGGCCCAGTGACGCGCACCGTCACGGTCAGAGGACTCAGCGGAGCCCGGGGCCCCGCACCCGTGGCCCAACAGCTCTACGAGGAAACAGCCGAAAGCATCGCCCTGCGCGAACAGGCAGCCGAACAACGCCGCCTGGCCCCCGAGCCTGCCGCCACCTTGGTGGAGGGCCGCCCGACCAAACGTGATCGCCGCGAGATCGACAAGGTGCGAACCCAAGCGGCAGACTGGGGAAAACGCTGGAGCGCATCACTCGACGAGTGA
- the tilS gene encoding tRNA lysidine(34) synthetase TilS, producing MTQSFDAAMQAFAPALPLAVGLSGGADSTALLLACARRWPGQVQAIHVHHGLQAAADGFEQHCVRLCEGLKVPLVVQRLDARHAPGQSPEDAARQARYKAFEAVALDCKAQAAIKSIAIAQHADDQAETLLLALSRGAGVAGLAAMPARWERAGVAWHRPLLQVAAGDVRRWLGAQGQSWVEDPTNSDERYTRNRIRAQLLPALDAAFPSFRDTFARSASNAAQAAELLEDLARQDLALVGAPLHITRLQGLSRARQANVLRHWLRSTHQTTPAAAQLGELLDQVAACTTRGHRIHIKVGRGFVVRTGPILDWYNPQVLVP from the coding sequence ATGACCCAATCGTTCGACGCAGCCATGCAGGCCTTCGCGCCCGCATTGCCTTTGGCGGTGGGTCTGAGCGGTGGCGCAGACTCTACGGCGCTGTTGCTGGCGTGTGCGCGACGTTGGCCCGGGCAGGTGCAGGCCATCCATGTGCACCACGGTTTGCAAGCAGCAGCCGATGGTTTTGAACAGCACTGCGTGCGCCTGTGCGAGGGTCTGAAGGTGCCGCTTGTGGTGCAGCGGCTGGATGCCCGCCACGCCCCTGGCCAGAGCCCCGAAGATGCAGCACGGCAGGCAAGATACAAGGCTTTTGAGGCTGTGGCGCTTGACTGTAAAGCGCAAGCTGCTATCAAATCAATAGCTATTGCGCAGCATGCAGATGATCAGGCCGAGACCCTGCTGCTGGCGCTGTCGCGCGGCGCGGGCGTTGCCGGGCTCGCCGCCATGCCTGCCCGCTGGGAGCGCGCAGGTGTGGCGTGGCACCGCCCATTGCTGCAGGTGGCCGCCGGTGACGTTCGCCGCTGGCTCGGTGCGCAGGGACAGTCTTGGGTGGAAGATCCCACCAACAGCGACGAGCGCTATACCCGCAACCGCATCCGGGCGCAGCTTTTGCCTGCCTTGGACGCGGCTTTTCCTTCCTTTCGTGACACGTTTGCGCGGTCGGCGTCGAATGCGGCGCAAGCCGCCGAGCTGCTCGAAGACCTGGCGCGGCAGGACCTGGCGCTGGTCGGCGCACCACTTCACATCACCCGGCTACAAGGGTTGAGCCGTGCCCGCCAGGCCAATGTGTTGCGCCACTGGCTGCGCAGTACCCACCAGACCACCCCGGCGGCGGCGCAACTGGGCGAGCTGCTGGACCAGGTGGCGGCCTGCACCACGCGGGGCCACCGCATTCATATCAAAGTAGGGCGCGGTTTTGTTGTGCGGACCGGGCCAATACTCGATTGGTACAATCCCCAGGTTTTGGTCCCCTAA